From Ptychodera flava strain L36383 chromosome 3 unlocalized genomic scaffold, AS_Pfla_20210202 Scaffold_26__1_contigs__length_13983176_pilon, whole genome shotgun sequence, one genomic window encodes:
- the LOC139125858 gene encoding tyrosine-protein phosphatase 99A-like, with translation MRCILLYVFLLSYCQFKIAGGHDLDIECSSFADRCFRPDVCSYVTILPRNLDGSCQTQGDFREQTQQLTRDQEHFEKMKNLVRNFARLLGELPGVPEDFTVSDVTSNSMKVEWEPPRVDSQVSDDVDGYVLHINPDDKTTETLRLSSTEYNLIGLAPASKYHIILAAYNQYGEGDSVALQQMTDSQAPSAPTINRVTYTSPSSAVVTWTEPQHQYNHSRWLYYLMERYKCTRCLV, from the exons ATGAGGTGTATCTTGTTATATGTCTTTCTCCTTTCTTACTGTCAATTTAAAATCGCCGGAGGACACGATTTAGACATCGAATGTTCGTCGTTTGCGGACAGATGTTTCAGACCCGATGTTTGCTCTTATGTGACCATACTTCCACGCAATTTGGACGGTTCCTGTCAAACGCAGGGCGATTTCCGAGAGCAAACACAACAACTGACCCGTGATCAGGAACATTTCGAAAAAATGAAGAATCTGGTGAGAAATTTTGCAAGATTATTGGGAG AACTGCCAGGAGTACCAGAGGACTTTACCGTGAGTGACGTTACTTCCAATAGTATGAAAGTGGAGTGGGAACCACCAAGAGTTGACAGCCAAGTTTCTGATGACGTGGATGGATATGTGCTCCATATAAATCCTGATGACAAGACGACTGAAACTTTGCGACTTTCATCCACAGAATACAACTTGATTGGACTTG CCCCGGCTTCCAAGTATCACATCATCTTAGCGGCATACAACCAGTATGGAGAGGGAGATAGTGTGGCACTACAGCAAATGACAGACTCACAAG CCCCAAGCGCTCCTACAATAAATAGAGTGACGTACACTTCACCCAGCTCGGCAGTGGTAACGTGGACTGAACCACAGCACCAGTACAACCATAGTAGATGGCTATACTATCTCATGGAGAGATATAAGTGTACCAGATGTCTGGTTTGA